A region of Sugiyamaella lignohabitans strain CBS 10342 chromosome A, complete sequence DNA encodes the following proteins:
- the MOT1 gene encoding Mot1p (Essential protein involved in regulation of transcription; removes Spt15p (TBP) from DNA via its C-terminal ATPase activity; may have a role in ensuring that soluble TBP is available to bind TATA-less promoters; forms a complex with TBP that binds TATA DNA with high affinity but with altered specificity; the Mot1p-Spt15p-DNA ternary complex contains unbent DNA; GO_component: GO:0005739 - mitochondrion [Evidence IEA,IEA]; GO_component: GO:0005739 - mitochondrion [Evidence IDA] [PMID 14576278]; GO_component: GO:0005739 - mitochondrion [Evidence IDA] [PMID 16823961]; GO_component: GO:0000228 - nuclear chromosome [Evidence IDA] [PMID 11880621]; GO_component: GO:0005634 - nucleus [Evidence IEA,IEA]; GO_component: GO:0005634 - nucleus [Evidence IDA] [PMID 21976730]; GO_component: GO:0005634 - nucleus [Evidence IDA] [PMID 22842922]; GO_function: GO:0005524 - ATP binding [Evidence IEA,IEA]; GO_function: GO:0016887 - ATPase activity [Evidence IDA] [PMID 9234740]; GO_function: GO:0003677 - DNA binding [Evidence IEA,IEA]; GO_function: GO:0003677 - DNA binding [Evidence IDA] [PMID 22298788]; GO_function: GO:0017025 - TBP-class protein binding [Evidence IPI] [PMID 8083216]; GO_function: GO:0004386 - helicase activity [Evidence IEA,IEA]; GO_function: GO:0016787 - hydrolase activity [Evidence IEA]; GO_function: GO:0003676 - nucleic acid binding [Evidence IEA]; GO_function: GO:0000166 - nucleotide binding [Evidence IEA]; GO_process: GO:0045892 - negative regulation of transcription, DNA-templated [Evidence IMP] [PMID 24459134]; GO_process: GO:0006364 - rRNA processing [Evidence IMP] [PMID 17296733]; GO_process: GO:0045898 - regulation of RNA polymerase II transcriptional preinitiation complex assembly [Evidence IMP] [PMID 15861138]; GO_process: GO:0045898 - regulation of RNA polymerase II transcriptional preinitiation complex assembly [Evidence IMP] [PMID 21976730]; GO_process: GO:0006357 - regulation of transcription from RNA polymerase II promoter [Evidence IDA] [PMID 9234740]; GO_process: GO:0006355 - regulation of transcription, DNA-templated [Evidence IEA]; GO_process: GO:0042790 - transcription of nuclear large rRNA transcript from RNA polymerase I promoter [Evidence IDA,IMP] [PMID 17296733]; GO_process: GO:0006351 - transcription, DNA-templated [Evidence IEA]) yields MEDEKPVVKSEGGSEDTSAEGLLSFANLDIKMVIKFGGKLVGSAGKEYDDPTQNLDPVERLKRQKQNLKQKLGMAGEYLDDEILNDSDIKPTASGNGTGRNTASKSSSPVPAGNGNGATGVKNEPTPVSATPTTPGTPGTPSTPAPDAASAAQNARLRAMAKRRAKFDAKNSANKVRVVDLSASQAAKRLAKDQTVANSNGGADNNGNGNGSINGSDFEITAQGHNDKVVVEHKAPKVSPLVSMQQESAGKVWPFEGLCELLMVDLFDECWEVRHGAVLGLREVIRVHGKGAGRVKGVSRQENDRRNSQWLEDLSCRLCCIFALDRFGDYVSDQVVAPVRESAAQALAALLLHLPNDIIYSTFLVLCQLILQKDLGLSFPLWEACHGGMLGLRYLVSVRVDILAPENEHSTKYFDGIVDCVLHGLQESDDDVQAMAAATLLPIASEFVAQRPGTISELLEVIWECLAELRDDLSAAIGNVMDLLAKLCGFPVVLDTIRNSWLEEESQSFSSLVPRLYPFLRHSITNVRKSVLRALQTFLTIEGEGSKEWIDGRILRLIFQNLLVEQNKDVLNLSLDVWNMLLDEIVKKSPTLFSQLFNEHFSPLLTLLMTPIGTARHFYKMNSSLFIKPSGASYSPIAQETNGEDKKTPKQRGRKRKASAVSESPIKKDSSLHVNIDNPMFLGDVTLVEYSTFLRTKVTASRALGRALSLWDSQQLLALKGTFDEYINSPFSTQRLVAALIIEEYGIASTTNGSSNSLDPEFSEYFREKFTSVLGTPSSEGPMYRDLTPYLRAVRTQCQALFSVFVDTARLSRSKLPQVAVVVQGEPEAGPDAFNIATAEKISGETFEKLKRALSTSSRIIASQALSDAHRNLVHSIDEAKDIKSARDISINAASAAAFVALSNGTLPKKLNPFIQSLMGSIKSEADELLQGRTAKSISDLISLFLRVGKTGAADKVVKNLCVFLCVDTSEVPEFHHNAKYDDSILSLIKEETKTEIADLLAHQKEVKAAKIKRLGAKTALHNLSLLFGVNLFQSVPKLKECMFGALSYLKEPDSLPAEITQVGNTVGQDIIDSLSVIKALLPSLDKNLHGEFLPHIPLILNTLSSKFSVLRYTAAKCFATICSVITVDGINALVETVLPMVSNALSLFSRQGAIECIYHLTSTMGVDILPYVVFLIVPVLGRMSDADKDIRLIATTTFASIIKLVPLESGIPDPPGMSAKLLEGRDREREFISQMMDVSKIQKFNMPVAIKADLRKYQQDGVNWLAFLNKYHLHGILCDDMGLGKTLQTICIVASDHHLRAEEHARTGSDESRSLPSLVICPPSLTGHWKHEINTYAPFLKVQIYVGSPSYRSFISNQFNAHDVVVTSYDISRNDVAVISKQNWNYCVLDEGHIIKNASSKLTKAVKTFNANHRLILSGTPIQNNVLELWSLFDFLMPGFLGTEKVFNERFAKPISASRNAKSSSKEQEAGALALEALHKQVLPFLLRRLKEDVLSDLPPKIIQDYYCDLSDLQKQLYDTFVKSQRQMVASEAGDSGKEGKQHIFQALQYMRKLCNHPALVVNEKHPQYAKITAELAFQRKNIRDISHAPKLMALQELLIDCGIGATGAVSATSTQQQQAATLAEGVTSQHRALIFCQLKDMLNMVENDLFKKHMPSVSYMRLDGSTDARHRQDIVQKFNSDPSIDVLLLTTHVGGLGLNLTGADTVIFVEHDWNPMNDLQAMDRAHRIGQKKVVNVYRLITKNTLEEKIMGLQKFKLNIASTIINQQNSGLSSMGTDQILDLFSVSDTNKEEEQGSKPEEALDETGQIKNRLAPPNAVSELGELWDEKEYEEEYNLDSFIQNLRG; encoded by the coding sequence ATGGAGGACGAAAAGCCCGTTGTTAAGAGCGAGGGTGGGTCAGAAGACACCTCGGCAGAGGGTCTGCTGAGTTTCGCGAATCTCGATATTAAAATGGTGATAAAGTTTGGCGGTAAACTGGTAGGGTCTGCGGGTAAAGAGTATGATGACCCGACCCAGAATTTAGATCCTGTAGAACGACTGAAacggcagaagcagaatttGAAGCAGAAACTCGGCATGGCTGGTGAATATCTGGATGACGAGATTCTGAATGATAGTGATATAAAACCAACTGCATCTGGAAATGGTACTGGCAGGAATACTGCTTCTAAATCGTCGTCACCGGTTCCTGCTGGCAATGGGAATGGTGCTACGGGTGTAAAAAACGAACCGACACCTGTTAGTGCTACCCCTACTACACCAGGTACTCCAGGAACTCCTTCGacaccagctccagatgCTGCTTCGGCAGCTCAGAATGCTCGTTTAAGAGCCATGGCGAAACGAAGAGCCAAATTTGACGCTAAAAATTCTGCTAATAAAGTGAGGGTCGTTGATTTGTCTGCTAGTCAAGCAGCAAAAAGACTCGCCAAAGATCAGACAGTGGCCAATAGTAATGGCGGTGCTGATAATAATGgcaatggaaatggcaGTATTAACGGCAGTGACTTTGAAATCACAGCTCAGGGCCATAATGACAAGGTGGTTGTAGAGCATAAAGCACCGAAAGTGTCGCCTTTGGTTTCTATGCAGCAGGAATCAGCTGGTAAAGTATGGCCCTTTGAAGGCTTGTGTGAGCTGTTGATGGTTGATTTGTTCGACGAGTGCTGGGAAGTGCGTCATGGAGCTGTTTTAGGGCTTCGTGAAGTGATCCGAGTTCATGGAAAAGGTGCTGGACGTGTTAAAGGTGTCAGTCGCCAGGAAAATGATCGAAGAAATAGCCAGTGGCTGGAGGATCTTTCATGTCGGTTGTGTTGTATTTTTGCATTAGATAGATTTGGTGATTATGTTTCAGACCAGGTTGTGGCTCCTGTACGGGAGTCTGCTGCTCAAGCGTTGGCTGCTCTATTACTGCACCTGCCTAACGATATAATCTATTCGACATTTTTGGTTCTATGTCAACTGATTCTTCAGAAAGATCTGGGTCTGTCTTTCCCACTGTGGGAGGCTTGTCATGGTGGTATGCTCGGTCTGAGATATCTTGTATCGGTTCGAGTGGATATATTAGCACCTGAAAATGAGCATAGTACAAAGTATTTTGATGGCATTGTCGACTGTGTACTACATGGACTACAGGAATCAGATGACGATGTACAAGCCATGGCTGCTGCAACTTTACTCCCAATTGCATCCGAGTTTGTAGCTCAACGACCTGGAACGATCAGTGAACTGCTCGAGGTGATTTGGGAGTGTCTTGCTGAGCTGCGAGACGATTTAAGTGCCGCTATCGGTAATGTAATGGACCTGTTGGCCAAATTATGCGGGTTCCCAGTGGTTTTAGATACCATTCGCAATTCATGGTTAGAAGAGGAATCACAATCGTTCTCCTCACTTGTGCCCAGACTGTATCCATTTTTACGTCACTCAATCACCAATGTTCGAAAGTCTGTTCTCCGTGCTTTACAGACATTTTTGACTATAGAAGGCGAGGGGTCAAAAGAGTGGATTGACGGCAGGATTTTGCGATTGATTTTCCAGAACTTGCTTGTCGAGCAGAACAAAGATGTACTAAATCTGTCGTTAGACGTTTGGAATATGTTGTTGGATGAGATTGTGAAGAAATCGCCAACTCTGTTTTCACAGCTGTTTAATGAACACTTTTCACCACTGCTGACGCTTCTCATGACGCCTATTGGTACTGCCAGACACTTCTACAAAATGAACTCGTCACTATTTATCAAGCCATCAGGAGCATCATATAGTCCAATTGCTCAGGAGACAAATGGTGAGGATAAAAAGACTCCAAAGCAACGGGGCAGAAAGCGCAAAGCTTCGGCTGTCTCTGAGTCGCCTATTAAAAAGGACTCTTCTTTGCATGTCAATATCGACAATCCCATGTTTTTGGGTGATGTTACTCTCGTCGAATATTCTACATTTTTACGGACAAAGGTAACTGCCAGTCGAGCTCTTGGACGTGCCCTGTCCTTATGGGATTCACAACAATTATTAGCATTGAAGGGCACCTTTGATGAGTATATCAACTCACCATTTTCTACACAGCGGTTAGTAGCTGCTCTGATTATTGAGGAATACGGTATAGCTTCTACTACCAATGGTTCTTCAAACTCGTTGGACCCTGAGTTTAGTGAGTATTTCCGAGAAAAGTTCACTTCTGTATTGGGTACTCCGTCTTCGGAAGGACCAATGTATAGAGACCTGACACCATATCTACGAGCAGTGCGCACTCAATGTCAAGCGCTATTTAGTGTCTTTGTAGATACTGCCAGATTATCGAGAAGCAAGCTACCTCAAGTAGCTGTAGTAGTCCAGGGAGAGCCAGAAGCTGGTCCTGATGCATTTAACATTGCCACGGCAGAGAAAATATCTGGTGAAACTTTTGAAAAGCTCAAACGGGCATTGTCAACCAGCTCTAGAATCATTGCTTCGCAAGCTCTGTCTGATGCTCATCGCAATCTTGTTCACTCGATTGATGAAGCCAAGGATATCAAATCTGCTCGTGATATCAGTATCAATGCTGCTAGTGCTGCGGCTTTTGTTGCACTTTCCAACGGTACCCTACCGAAGAAGCTCAATCCATTCATCCAGAGTCTGATGGGCAGTATTAAATCCGAAGCCGACGAGTTATTGCAAGGTCGTACTGCCAAGTCTATTTCCGATCTTATCAGCTTGTTCTTACGCGTTGGTAAGAcaggtgctgctgacaAGGTTGTCAAGAACCTATGTGTATTCTTGTGCGTAGATACATCCGAAGTGCCTGAATTCCACCATAATGCCAAGTACGACGATTCCATCTTATCGCTgatcaaagaagaaacgAAAACCGAAATTGCTGACTTGCTTGCTcaccaaaaagaagtcAAAGCTGCTAAAATTAAGAGATTGGGTGCAAAGACTGCCTTGCATAACTTGTCACTATTGTTTGGTGTCAATCTATTCCAGTCGGTACCCAAGCTTAAAGAATGCATGTTTGGAGCATTGTCGTATCTCAAAGAACCCGATTCTTTGCCTGCTGAAATCACTCAAGTCGGTAATACAGTGGGCCAggatattattgattctTTGTCTGTTATTAAGGCTCTCTTACCCAGTTTGGATAAGAATCTTCACGGAGAATTTTTGCCTCATATCCCTCTTATCCTCAATACTTTATCGTCCAAGTTTTCTGTTCTTCGATATACAGCCGCCAAATGTTTCGCCACGATTTGTAGCGTCATTACTGTGGACGGTATCAATGCTTTAGTAGAAACAGTTCTGCCAATGGTTTCGAATGCTTTATCGCTATTTTCAAGACAAGGTGCTATAGAGTGTATTTATCACCTCACTTCGACAATGGGTGTAGATATTTTGCCATATGTAGTGTTCCTGATTGTACCTGTTTTGGGTAGAATGAGTGATGCTGATAAGGACATTCGACTGATTGCCACGACAACATTCGCATCGATAATCAAATTGGTGCCTCTGGAGTCTGGTATTCCTGATCCACCAGGCATGTCGGCGAAGTTATTGGAAGGACGAGATAGGGAGCGTGAATTCATTTCTCAAATGATGGATGTTAGTAAGATTCAAAAGTTCAATATGCCTGTTGCAATCAAAGCCGATCTTCGTAAATACCAACAGGACGGTGTCAACTGGCTTGCCTTTTTGAATAAGTACCATCTTCACGGTATCTTGTGTGACGATATGGGTCTTGGAAAGACACTACAAACTATTTGTATTGTTGCTAGTGATCATCATCTCAGAGCAGAGGAGCATGCACGAACTGGATCTGATGAGAGTCGTTCATTACCTTCTCTTGTCATCTGTCCCCCCTCGCTGACCGGTCACTGGAAACATGAGATCAATACGTATGCGCCATTCCTCAAAGTTCAAATCTATGTTGGTTCTCCCAGTTACAGATCTTTCATTAGCAACCAGTTTAATGCACATGATGTTGTCGTCACGTCTTACGATATTTCACGTAACGATGTGGCAGTTATCTCGAAGCAGAATTGGAATTATTGCGTTCTTGACGAAGGTCATATTATAAAAAACGCCAGCTCCAAACTGACTAAAGCAGTCAAGACTTTTAATGCTAATCACCGTCTGATTTTGTCTGGTACACCAATTCAGAATAATGTGCTTGAATTGTGGTCGTTATTTGATTTCCTGATGCCAGGATTTTTAGGAACTGAAAAGGTGTTTAATGAGCGATTTGCCAAACCTATCTCTGCTAGTAGAAATGCCAAGAGTTCTTCTAAAGAGCAAGAGGCTGGAGCATTGGCTTTGGAAGCTCTTCACAAGCAAGTGCTTCCATTCTTGCTGCGTCGTCTTAAAGAAGATGTTTTGTCAGATCTGCCCCCCAAGATCATTCAAGATTACTATTGTGATTTGAGTGACTTGCAGAAGCAACTTTATGACACCTTTGTCAAGAGTCAAAGACAGATGGTGGCATCGGAAGCTGGCGATTCAGGCAAGGAAGGTAAACAACACATTTTCCAAGCTCTCCAGTATATGCGTAAGTTGTGTAACCACCCTGCTCTTGTGGTAAATGAGAAACACCCTCAATACGCCAAGATCACAGCTGAACTTGCATTTCAACGAAAGAACATTCGTGATATATCACATGCACCCAAGCTCATGGCACTTCAAGAGCTATTAATTGATTGTGGTATTGGCGCTACCGGTGCTGTTTCGGCTACCAGtacacagcagcaacaggctGCTACATTGGCAGAGGGAGTCACAAGTCAGCATAGAGCTCTTATTTTCTGTCAATTAAAGGATATGTTGAATATGGTTGAAAATGATCTGTTCAAGAAACACATGCCTTCGGTTTCTTACATGAGGCTGGATGGTAGTACCGATGCTAGACATAGACAGGATATTGTACAAAAGTTCAACAGTGACCCATCCATTGATGTCCTGTTGCTAACGACACATGTTGGTGGTCTTGGTCTCAATTTGACTGGTGCAGACACTGtaatttttgttgagcACGATTGGAATCCTATGAACGATTTACAAGCTATGGACAGAGCCCATCGTATCGGACAGAAAAAGGTTGTCAATGTGTACAGACTAATCACCAAGAACACGTTGGAAGAAAAGATCATGGGTCTGCAGAAATTCAAGCTCAACATTGCTTCTACCATCATCAACCAGCAGAATTCGGGTCTCAGCTCGATGGGAACCGACCAGATTCTAGATTTGTTTAGTGTATCTGACACAaacaaggaagaagaacaggGCTCCAAGCCCGAAGAGGCATTGGATGAGACGGGACAGATCAAGAATCGTCTGGCTCCACCTAATGCAGTCAGTGAGCTTGGTGAACTATGGGATGAAAAGGAATATGAGGAAGAATATAATCTCGACTCGTTTATTCAGAATCTTAGAGGATAG
- the CLP1 gene encoding Clp1p (Component of the cleavage and polyadenylation factor I (CF I); CF 1, composed of the CF 1A complex (Rna14p, Rna15p, Clp1p, Pcf11p) and Hrp1, is involved in cleavage and polyadenylation of mRNA 3' ends; involved in both the endonucleolyitc cleavage and polyadenylation steps of mRNA 3'-end maturation; GO_component: GO:0005849 - mRNA cleavage factor complex [Evidence IEA,IEA]; GO_component: GO:0005849 - mRNA cleavage factor complex [Evidence IPI] [PMID 11344258]; GO_component: GO:0005634 - nucleus [Evidence IEA,IEA,IEA]; GO_function: GO:0005524 - ATP binding [Evidence IEA,IEA]; GO_function: GO:0003723 - RNA binding [Evidence IDA] [PMID 11344258]; GO_function: GO:0000166 - nucleotide binding [Evidence IEA]; GO_process: GO:0031124 - mRNA 3'-end processing [Evidence IEA,IEA]; GO_process: GO:0031124 - mRNA 3'-end processing [Evidence IDA] [PMID 11344258]; GO_process: GO:0006379 - mRNA cleavage [Evidence IDA] [PMID 11344258]; GO_process: GO:0006378 - mRNA polyadenylation [Evidence IDA] [PMID 11344258]; GO_process: GO:0006397 - mRNA processing [Evidence IEA]) produces MSVYANLHFALEGLRPAATLGTGASNNSNPTSRGPCVLVLGPKDSGKTSLCKILTSYACKQQRFPMLVNLNPSEGVFTVPGTLSAAPVSDILDVEQGWGESQINGPAHLHPKQPYAHFYGLESPLTNVNYYKHVISRLALAVSSRLDKDEVVAGSGVIIDTPSTLMERDPGHSIVSSIVADFNVTAIVVVGHERVYSEMVKRFKDKKTVSVIKVVKSGGCVERDASYLRSLQSRSIHDYFYGSFKQNLSPYTVTVDFSAVKVYRIAEESALQNTSVLPIGEDEVSAVTKDPASEYLVPLEPSTILQNCVMAVLNASREDSIPSLVESEVLGFVHV; encoded by the coding sequence ATGTCGGTGTATGCCAATCTACATTTTGCATTAGAGGGTCTACGACCAGCGGCAACGCTGGGTACTGGAGCTAGCAACAATTCCAACCCAACTTCGAGAGGTCCTTGTGTGCTTGTGTTAGGTCCGAAAGACTCTGGAAAGACTTCATTATGTAAGATTCTCACGAGTTATGCATGCAAACAACAGAGATTTCCTATGCTGGTCAATTTAAATCCCAGTGAGGGTGTATTTACTGTTCCAGGAACACTTTCAGCAGCCCCAGTTTCAGATATCCTGGATGTCGAGCAAGGATGGGGCGAAAGTCAGATCAATGGGCCAGCCCATCTCCATCCTAAACAACCATATGCTCATTTCTACGGTCTCGAATCTCCTCTTACCAATGTAAATTACTATAAACATGTCATTTCCAGACTGGCCCTAGCAGTATCTTCAAGACTCGATAAGGAtgaggttgttgctggGTCTGGTGTGATTATCGATACACCAAGTACATTAATGGAAAGGGATCCAGGCCATTCTATAGTGTCTAGCATTGTGGCTGATTTTAACGTCACTGCAATTGTAGTTGTGGGCCATGAAAGAGTATATTCAGAGATGGTGAAACGATTCAAGGATAAAAAGACTGTTAGTGTCATTAAAGTAGTTAAATCAGGTGGGTGTGTAGAGCGGGATGCTTCGTATCTCCGGTCTCTTCAGAGCAGATCGATTcatgattatttttatggCTCGTTTAAACAGAACCTGTCCCCATACACAGTTACTGTCGACTTTAGTGCGGTGAAAGTCTATCGTATCGCTGAAGAGTCGGCACTCCAAAATACGTCAGTGCTGCCTATTGGCGAGGATGAGGTGTCTGCTGTGACGAAAGACCCTGCTTCAGAGTATCTTGTTCCTCTTGAACCATCGACAATTTTGCAAAACTGTGTTATGGCTGTGCTTAATGCCTCTCGAGAGGACTCGATTCCTTCACTAGTTGAGTCCGAGGTTCTTGGGTTTGTTCATGTGTAA